The segment CGTATGTGGAACTGAGACAGTCAACATCTGATCGCTTATTGACTGTATGGTCGGTGTTTGTTATGTGACAAACTTCCAAAATCGGCAGTGCTGTTTGGCGACGATGTTGATCCACTACTCTGGTATCATCTAGTGCAAAACGGTGTCGGGTGTCTATGCAGTGCGCAAgtaaagcagttttttccctcAGGTTACTTAGTTCGTGGGTGATAGTTGGATTACTTCGGCTTGTTGCATCGATGAGCGCTTCCATCTGCTTGATGTTCGATCGATGGTAACCATCGATCGAACATCAAGCAGATGGAAGCGCTCATCGATGCAACAAGCCGAAGTAATCCAACTATCACCCACGAACTAAGTAACCTgagggaaaaaactgctttacTTGCGCACTGCATAGACACCCGACACCGTTTTGCACTAGATGATACCAGAGTAGTGGATCAACATCGTCGCCAAACAGCACTGCCGATTTTGGAAGTTTGTCACATAACAAACACCGACCATACAGTCAATAAGCGATCAGATGTTGACTGTCTCAGTTCCACATACGCTGCTATTCTACACACGATCAAAACTACCAAATCAAAACAACCATCTCACTCAACACGCACACACAGAACAacaagcagcaacaacagcatacAATAGCCTTTCACGTACAATATCCAATCTACACAGTAGCCATAGCCAAGCAGTGTGccgattcagccagggtgtATGTTTAAACGATCCGCCAAAATTTCGTTCAGATACAGTGAGTTTTACAGTTGTTCGgcatttaatgaaaaatcgatattaaaataagttttttaataacaaaattacatttttaagctcggttaatgctagtattGCAAGTAGATGTGACTAGTTTAAGCCTTCaacagaagccaccagacaaaagacGATACGTGGTTCTGTATGATGttcattgttttatgtaaaagtTAAATGTTAATCATGTTTTCATGTTGTagaaccccttgaaaaagatgtcaaatacatcgaaacgtcgggcatagaaaaaataaagtgtcgttttgctttgccaattGACTGTCCAGCCGATAAAAACCAAATTCGTGAATCTtcaacagtcgatagctccaaGTTTATAATTGTAAAATGGCGAATGATACTAGCACTAACTTCTACAACAACATTGACAACGAATTCGGGACTCAAACAAAAaggttatttaaattatttgctAGTCAGAATCGTAAACTGGCAAATATGATCAGCCGCAAAAAGTTTCTTATAAGATGCAGACGTCGTGGTTTATTTCCTAGTCACATCGTAAACAGCTTTAAATGTGTGTTTCCGTTACTAGCACAGAACAGTCCATTCACCAAGTCTCTGCACAGATGCACGAACCGATTTAAAAAATCGCTGCTAAACATTGAAATCAAACAAACATATTACACCATCAACAACTTGCAACGCGAACTCGCAACATTGAAGGAGCAAGTAAACGAATCCGTACCTTCAGAAGTATCTCAAGTTTACCATTCGAAACAAAACGCTTTCTACGACGCACACCTACGGAAGACAGATGATACAACCAAGAAGAAATTCTCCCGCTTGCTTGCAGATGCCGCCAGCCGGAGCCGATACACAATCCCAACGTGTAACGTGAAAGCTATACATAATGCGACTTCTGTAGTCGTTCCACCAGAAACTGAAGTTTTGTTAAGCCTTGGACCAAAATTTGCGTTACCATACAACAGCATAAATGAAATTCCGTTTTACCACATCATCGCCGATGTCGAAAATATTTTGAACTCATCTTCCGATCGTACAATCCGTGATCGCAACCGTTGTAACGCTGTGAatatcatgcaaaatttcataagcagCTTCACTACGAGTACACACGATCCACTATCGACCTTTCTTAAACATGCTTACAAAGTTACGTCTCGTTTTACTAAAGAACACTCCGATATAATTATCGTTGAGTCTGATAAAGGTAAACAGACAGTGGTAATGTACGAAAAAGATTATGACGAAAAAATGTCGGACCTAATATCGGATACACACACATATAAACCTGTAAGGCAAAACCCAACTGCTGGTTACCAGCAACAAAACAACAGCATCGTTAGCAGATTGGAAAACCTAAAGCTCATTGATAAAAAAACAGCTAAACAATTACGTACACAGTCGGCCGCATGCCCGAGGATATATGGTCTTCCGAAAGTCCATAAAGCTAACCTTCCACTTCGACCTGTCGTTCCAAATATTGGTGGACCGTCATATATGTTATCAAAATACATTGGCCGAATACTAAGAGAATCGATCCACAGTGAATACAACATTACTGATTCCTTCACTTTCTGCAGCTACATTAACACGGTATGTTTACCAGAAAACCATATTTTGGTTTCGTTCGATGTAGTATCACTATTCACTTGCATTCCACGCGAGCTGGTAATACGTACAATCTTTCAACGGTGGGAAAGTATCAAAGTGAATACCAACATAAACCTAGACTTGTTTCTCGAAATAGTTACGTTTTGTCTAGAATGTAGCTACTTTTCGTATAAAGGAAAATATGTCAAGCAGATATTCGGAACTGCAATGGGAAATCCGATCTCACCCACTGTTGCTGATCTAGTTATGGAAACGCTCTTAGAAAACGTGATCAAAGAGATACGTTGCGAAATACCTGTTGTAAAAAAGTACGTGGATGATCTTTTCCTGGTTGTACCAGCAGACAAGGTAGAAGAGATTCTTGACACATTCAACCGATATAACAGCAACCTACAATTCACCTGTGAGAAAGAACAGAATAGGAGACTTCCTTTTCTCGACATGGTTGTAATTCGTCAACCAGACCAATCAATTAAGACTGAATGGTACTGCAAGCCCATGGCATCGGGTCGTTTCATTGACTACTTTTCGACGCATCCATTACATATGAAGACTAACATGGTAAACAACTTCATCCGTCGAGTGCGAGAATTTAGTACAAACCTGACCAAAGAAGCTACAAACGAGATAATTAAACAACAGCTAAAAATCAACCACTATCCCACAACATTCATTCATCGTTGCCTCAACAGCACTGCATCGCGAGCCGTTGTTGTTCCAGCACAGTCACCCGAACCAATCATCTACAAACCGTTGATCTACGTGGAAAAACTGACCAGCCGTTTAAAAAAGACGTTTCGGACTGATTTTCCTAACATCAGTTTAGCAACAAGAAACGAATTCAcaataaaaaaactgtttaCAAACACAAAAGACAATATTCCAACAGAAATGAAAACGAATGTTATCTATCGCATTCCGTGCAGGGATTGTCAGGCCAGCTATGTCGGATTAACTTCAAATCAGCTAAAAAAACGCATCAGCAACCATCGATCGAACATCAAGCAGATGGAAGCGCTCATCGATGCAACAAGCCGAAGTAATCCAACTATCACCCACGAACTAAGTAACCTgagggaaaaaactgctttacTTGCGCACTGCATAGACACCCGACACCGTTTTGCACTAGATGATACCAGAGTAGTGGATCAACATCGTCGCCAAACAGCACTGCCGATTTTGGAAGTTTGTCACATAACAAACACCGACCATACAGTCAATAAGCGATCAGATGTTGACTGTCTCAGTTCCACATACGCTGCTATTCTACACACGATCAAAACTACCAAATCAAAACAACCATCTCACTCAACACGCACACACAGAACAacaagcagcaacaacagcatacAATAGCCTTTCACGTACAATATCCAATCTACACAGTAGCCATAGCCAAGCAGTGTGccgattcagccagggtgtATGTTTAAACGATCCGCCAAAATTTCGTTCAGATACAGTGAGTTTTACAGTTGTTCGgcatttaatgaaaaatcgatattaaaataagttttttaataacaaaattacatttttaagctcggttaatgctagtattGCAAGTAGATGTGACTAGTTTAAGCCTTCaacagaagccaccagacaaaagacGATACGTGGTTCTGTATGATGttcattgttttatgtaaaagtTAAATGTTAATCATGTTTTCATGTTGTagaaccccttgaaaaagatgtcaaatacatcgaaacgtcgggcatagaaaaaataaagtgtcgttttgctttgccaattGACTGTCCAGCCGATAAAAACCAAATTCGTGAATCTtcaacagtcgatagctccaaGTTTATatttgaattgagaccccttccatctttaggaggagaattatgacccctccccaataagaggggggttcccatacaaatgaaatacaaacttcctcataactagagaactaatcaagcaaatggaaccaaatttggcatgtgggggattttgcaggtaggattttttatgatggtttgagactgagacccctcacccctgtggtaggggaataaggactctcataaaaacaaaacagaaatttttgcgtaactcaaaaactaatcgaactcgagaaattttagactcttccataaaaacataacagacaataacaaaaccaccaaaaactatctccAGCCCCCcacagaaatcacctctgtctaggtttatttgttttcctagatctactgaactcttttactttccttcagttgggtccgaacgagtgtCAACGAGTAACGAGAtgatcaccccgaggatcgaaatggtactttccacgaaaaagttttccgtgaaatggtacattctgcgtaaggttttcgcgaaatggtattcggcgaaatgttatacaatcacggcgaatatttaaatgctatccgctttattttatctggctaaggaacgaggggattgttttctactttattgtgaggaaaaaatgaaaattggtaaattaaactacccatgctttcatcgtgatgtaactgccaaaatggGTAATCTaacgttgagctcctcagacagtttcacgatttatgtacaacacattttaatcgAACTCcgaacaaaatggcggacattcaaacataaatgtCAGTTTTTAAGTGGAAAAATTGACTTTGAACttatctaaaaaatacaaaaatttcaatatcgaaaaaaggatgagtCAAAGACAAGAAaatattagtttagtttagtttagtttagtttatctTTATTATTCGCGACTTAAGACAAGTCTTATAATGTCACATTGTGTTGAATGGTAGAATAAGCGTCAcgtaattttacaaaaaatataaatattcgtTAAGAATTTACTAATTTAAGTGCTCATTTAAAACTATTGGTTGAAGTGCTCGATACATTTTCTCCTGAATGCGGTAAAGGATGTTTCTAGAGTTAAATCGTTAGGTAGACAATTCCAGAAAGACACACCTCGTACAAAAAAagtgttgccagatttagaagtATTATAGCGACGTAAAACAAATTTTCGGCATCTGGAACTCCTAAAAGGTTGAAGCTTGTTAAATAAATAGCCCGGTTCTCTAGTGTTGATTAGCTTGTGCAAAAACAGACAACATCTCATTCGCGCATAGTTTTCAAAAGGGCAACCGATTAGTTGTTTATGTAGGTGAGACACGCTTGAGAATCGACTGAGGCCGAAAATGAAACGCGCGCACATATTCAAACCCACTTTTAGCTTTGATAAAATAGGCGCGGATGCTTCAAGCAGTAGAAAATCGCATGCTACAAAGTGTGGAAGAATTAAACTTTTGAATAGGTTCAATTTGATTGCAGGACTGCAATTTATGGCAGTTTTGTGAAGTGATCGTAAAGAGGCATGTATCCTGCCACATTGCTTCAGTAAGTATTTGTCCCATTCCAAGTTATTCTGGACAGTAAAACCTAGACTGCTAGCACTGTCTACAAAATTAATGTGCACATTATTTAGTTCTAGTGTTGGCATTAAATTGTTAGAAAGTGTGTTTCTTGTGATGAATACAGCGTTGGTTTTAGTAGTATTTAGTGACAGGCTATTTGCAGTACACCACTCATTTACATTAGCGAGATCAAAATTCACTTTGGCGGCAATATCGTGGGAAGACATGGATTCACAACTGAAGTACAATTGTACATCATCcgcaaaaatgtgtattttgcaGAACTTTAGTATATCTGGGAGGTCATTGATATACATGGTAAATAAAATGGGTCCTAATATGGAtccttgtggcacaccagatGTTATATGGATATTATTTGAAAATGAGCCATCGCTAAAAACCTTTTGACATCTTTCAGTGAGATATGAATGAATAAGCCCCGTAGCGtggtttgaaaaattgaaattggtttGAAGCTTCGTGCAGAGTATGTTGTGGGACATCGTATCGAAGGCTTTGGAAAAGTCAAGGAATATTAACACAACTGGTCTGCCGCAATCTACAGTAACAGCAATATCATCTACAACCTTCAGCATAATAGTTTTGGTACTATGTTTGGTACGATAACCCGATTGGAATTGCGACAGCAGATTATGGTGGCGAATGTGGTCGCAGATTTGAACCTTTAGTATTTTCTCAAAAACTTTGGATAGTGCACACAAAATGCTTATTGGTCGGAGATTTTGCAAGGAGTTAGAATTGGATTTCTTTTTTATGGGGATTACTTTCGAATTTTTCCACCCACTTGGAAAATTTCCTGTGTTAATAATGCAATTGAAAATGTGCGTTATTGGTTTAGTCACTAAAGGACAAATGGCTTTCAAGAATTTACAGGGCAACTCGTCGAGACCAATAGCATTGGATTTCATGTCATGCatcgcacgcaacacatcaacTTCACTGATAGGTCGAAAATTGAACAAGTTCTGGG is part of the Sabethes cyaneus chromosome 2, idSabCyanKW18_F2, whole genome shotgun sequence genome and harbors:
- the LOC128735346 gene encoding uncharacterized protein LOC128735346; amino-acid sequence: MGNPISPTVADLVMETLLENVIKEIRCEIPVVKKYVDDLFLVVPADKVEEILDTFNRYNSNLQFTCEKEQNRRLPFLDMVVIRQPDQSIKTEWYCKPMASGRFIDYFSTHPLHMKTNMVNNFIRRVREFSTNLTKEATNEIIKQQLKINHYPTTFIHRCLNSTASRAVVVPAQSPEPIIYKPLIYVEKLTSRLKKTFRTDFPNISLATRNEFTIKKLFTNTKDNIPTEMKTNVIYRIPCRDCQASYVGLTSNQLKKRISNHRSNIKQMEALIDATSRSNPTITHELSNLREKTALLAHCIDTRHRFALDDTRVVDQHRRQTALPILEVCHITNTDHTVNKRSDVDCLSSTYAAILHTIKTTKSKQPSHSTRTHRTTSSNNSIQ